A genomic window from Pirellulaceae bacterium includes:
- a CDS encoding SDR family oxidoreductase codes for MMKTNQLVLLTGASGYVGGRLLPLLEARGVSVRCLARTPVNLEGRVGEGTEVVAGDVLDGESLVPAMSGIETAYYLVHSMGSRGSFEHEDRIAAQNFADAAREAGVKRIVYLGGLGDDDDELSPHLRSRHEVGEVLQSSGCVVIEFRASIVIGSGSLSFELVRALVQRLPVMICPKWVGVRAQPIAVEDLLDYLIEALDWPGMESRMFEIGGPRAVSYGDIMREYSRLRGLKRWFVSVPVLTPRLSSLWLGLVTPIYARVGRKLIDSMRNPTIVKDSSALTEFSVRPRGLTESIERALVKEDHAITETRWSDALSSARGVRRWGGVRFGNRIVDSRDVTVKVSPHQAFAPVRRIGGKQGWYFADLLWSIRGGIDLVCGGVGKRRARRDPELLRVGDVLDWWRVEEFIPDRRLRLSAEMKVPGRAWLEFEVTPTENGSNIRQTAIFDPVGLAGLAYWYSLYPLHAVIFRGMLGEIANRAERPAKGTRSLAVSS; via the coding sequence ATGATGAAAACAAACCAACTCGTTTTATTGACCGGCGCATCTGGATATGTTGGCGGACGTCTCTTGCCGCTGCTCGAGGCCCGCGGTGTATCCGTCCGCTGTCTTGCTCGAACACCCGTGAACCTCGAAGGTCGCGTGGGTGAAGGTACAGAGGTCGTAGCGGGAGACGTGCTAGACGGCGAGTCGTTGGTTCCCGCGATGTCGGGAATCGAAACGGCCTACTATTTGGTACATTCAATGGGGTCGAGGGGCTCGTTTGAGCACGAGGATCGTATCGCAGCCCAAAATTTTGCTGATGCGGCCCGGGAAGCAGGTGTCAAACGCATCGTTTATTTGGGTGGCTTGGGCGACGATGACGACGAACTGTCGCCGCATCTGCGGAGCCGACACGAAGTGGGTGAAGTGCTTCAGTCCTCTGGCTGCGTGGTGATCGAATTTCGAGCTTCTATTGTGATTGGCTCTGGAAGTCTGTCCTTCGAACTGGTGCGGGCCCTCGTGCAGCGTTTGCCCGTAATGATCTGTCCAAAGTGGGTGGGTGTAAGGGCCCAACCCATTGCCGTGGAAGATTTGTTGGACTACCTGATCGAAGCTCTCGACTGGCCAGGGATGGAAAGTAGGATGTTCGAAATTGGCGGTCCGAGAGCGGTGAGCTACGGCGATATCATGCGAGAGTATTCGCGATTGCGAGGGCTGAAAAGATGGTTCGTGTCCGTCCCAGTCCTCACGCCAAGGCTCTCAAGCTTGTGGCTCGGTTTAGTAACACCGATCTACGCGCGTGTGGGTCGCAAACTGATCGACAGCATGCGGAATCCAACGATTGTAAAAGACTCTTCGGCGCTAACCGAATTTAGCGTTAGGCCACGAGGTCTAACGGAATCCATCGAGCGGGCGCTAGTCAAGGAGGATCACGCCATCACTGAGACACGCTGGTCCGATGCCTTGTCATCCGCCCGTGGCGTCCGACGTTGGGGTGGAGTGCGGTTTGGTAACCGAATAGTCGACTCGCGAGACGTCACGGTGAAGGTCTCTCCACACCAAGCCTTCGCGCCCGTGCGGCGAATCGGTGGGAAGCAGGGTTGGTACTTCGCAGATCTGCTCTGGAGCATTCGAGGCGGAATCGATTTGGTGTGTGGAGGTGTCGGTAAACGGCGGGCCCGGAGAGACCCCGAGTTGCTGCGAGTCGGTGACGTTCTCGACTGGTGGCGTGTGGAGGAATTTATCCCGGATCGCCGGTTGCGGCTATCTGCAGAGATGAAAGTCCCCGGCCGGGCGTGGCTCGAATTCGAAGTAACGCCGACAGAAAACGGTTCCAATATCCGACAGACAGCAATTTTTGATCCGGTTGGACTCGCGGGTTTAGCCTACTGGTACAGTCTCTACCCATTGCACGCCGTTATTTTTCGGGGAATGTTGGGTGAGATTGCAAATCGTGCCGAACGTCCAGCGAAGGGGACCCGATCGCTCGCCGTTTCTTCCTAG
- a CDS encoding DUF393 domain-containing protein, translated as MLQSRDPKHRSLKSTKDSQAVWRVEVFYDGDCPLCLREIRMLRRLDRDQRIRFTNLASSTFDPASLGKTTTELMNEIHGRFPDGRWIVGVEVFRQLYSAVGFGNLVRLTRLPIICHGLEVGYRLFAQHRLKLTGRCSANSGSCSA; from the coding sequence ATGCTCCAAAGTCGCGATCCCAAACACCGCTCACTTAAATCCACGAAAGATTCGCAAGCCGTTTGGCGTGTGGAAGTGTTTTACGACGGCGACTGCCCCCTCTGCCTACGTGAAATCAGAATGCTCCGACGTTTGGATCGAGACCAACGAATTCGATTCACCAATCTCGCATCTTCGACCTTTGATCCCGCATCGCTAGGCAAAACCACGACGGAATTAATGAATGAAATCCATGGGCGTTTTCCCGACGGTCGCTGGATCGTTGGTGTCGAAGTTTTTCGACAATTGTATAGTGCGGTGGGATTTGGAAATCTGGTTCGTTTGACCCGATTGCCGATCATTTGTCATGGTTTGGAGGTAGGCTATCGACTGTTCGCCCAACACCGACTCAAGCTGACCGGGCGATGCTCAGCGAACTCGGGATCGTGCTCCGCGTGA
- a CDS encoding DNA-formamidopyrimidine glycosylase family protein: protein MPEGHTIHRIARDHRRDFVGQRIKLSSPQGRFEEGAEILNGRTLQEVEAHGKHLCYGWSGGRRLHIHLGLYGKFRRHKTPPPEPRGQVRLRAVGDNKAFDLNGPTACEVITKNDWAAIQTRLGPDPLRDDADIERVWERIHKSRAAIGTLLLNQAVIAGVGNVYRSEVLHLLRMNPDTPGNAISREQFDLLWQQISSLLKIGVKYNRIIVADPKDVGKPRSRMNRSERLLVYKRDRCIQCDAPIDSWILGARRVFACTKCQPR, encoded by the coding sequence ATGCCCGAAGGCCACACGATCCATCGCATTGCACGAGATCACCGGCGTGATTTCGTTGGCCAAAGGATCAAGCTGTCGTCACCCCAAGGTCGCTTCGAGGAAGGGGCGGAGATTCTGAACGGTCGCACTCTCCAAGAGGTGGAAGCGCATGGGAAACACCTGTGTTACGGTTGGTCGGGAGGACGACGTCTGCACATTCATTTGGGTCTGTATGGTAAATTTCGGCGGCACAAAACTCCACCGCCGGAACCCCGAGGGCAAGTGCGATTGCGGGCGGTTGGTGACAATAAAGCGTTTGACTTGAATGGGCCAACTGCTTGTGAAGTGATAACAAAAAATGATTGGGCGGCGATTCAAACCCGCCTTGGCCCCGATCCGTTGCGAGACGACGCGGATATAGAGCGTGTTTGGGAACGAATTCACAAGAGTCGTGCTGCCATTGGCACATTATTGTTGAATCAAGCGGTGATTGCGGGAGTCGGTAACGTCTACCGAAGCGAAGTTTTGCATCTCTTGCGAATGAATCCCGACACTCCTGGGAATGCGATCTCACGCGAGCAGTTCGATTTGTTGTGGCAACAGATTAGCTCGCTACTGAAAATCGGTGTGAAGTACAATCGGATAATCGTGGCCGATCCGAAAGACGTGGGCAAGCCAAGAAGTCGAATGAATCGCAGTGAGCGATTGCTCGTGTACAAGCGTGATCGATGTATTCAATGCGACGCACCGATTGATTCGTGGATTCTGGGAGCGAGAAGAGTTTTCGCGTGCACGAAATGCCAACCCCGGTGA